A region from the Brachyspira hampsonii genome encodes:
- a CDS encoding D-glycero-alpha-D-manno-heptose-1,7-bisphosphate 7-phosphatase, which yields MYNNIENYFSEFYKKLEKDSVLMALDFNTENALSENLYTIDKNYKIIKNDITNIISGYSFNNNLLIHNEKLYNKPEIYDNKEYINKLIYEAFNKNILYGIPSYFADDTKKINKALFLDRDGVLIEDVGYIGTTDRVKIKKEFIDAVKYAKDKGYITIVTTNQAGVSYNYYTNEDVNNVHKYIYDEYKKGGAVIDDFYYCPYHIKGHVEPYNIVSMLRKPEAGMHLLASKKYNIDLFNSFMIGDRDSDIIKIPYLKTLLIQTDAYEIENKKNIVKIDDIYNIIK from the coding sequence ATGTATAATAATATAGAAAATTATTTTTCTGAGTTTTATAAAAAGTTGGAAAAAGATTCCGTATTAATGGCATTAGATTTTAATACAGAGAATGCATTATCAGAAAACTTATATACTATAGATAAAAATTATAAAATAATAAAAAATGATATAACAAATATTATATCAGGATATTCATTCAATAATAATTTATTAATTCATAATGAAAAATTATATAATAAACCTGAAATCTATGATAATAAAGAATATATAAATAAATTGATATACGAAGCATTCAATAAAAATATATTATACGGCATACCTTCATATTTTGCAGATGATACTAAAAAAATTAATAAGGCATTATTTTTAGATAGGGACGGAGTTTTGATTGAAGATGTTGGTTATATAGGAACTACTGACAGAGTAAAAATAAAAAAAGAGTTTATTGATGCGGTAAAATACGCAAAGGATAAAGGCTATATAACAATAGTAACAACTAATCAGGCAGGAGTATCATATAATTATTATACTAATGAAGATGTTAATAATGTTCATAAATATATATACGATGAATACAAAAAAGGCGGTGCTGTTATAGATGATTTTTATTATTGCCCTTATCATATTAAAGGTCATGTAGAACCTTATAATATAGTTTCTATGCTTAGAAAACCTGAAGCAGGAATGCATTTGCTTGCTTCAAAAAAATATAATATAGATTTATTTAATTCTTTTATGATAGGAGATAGAGACAGCGATATTATAAAAATACCTTATCTTAAAACTTTATTAATACAAACTGATGCT
- a CDS encoding MarR family winged helix-turn-helix transcriptional regulator, translating to MEDIFIGKLIKELHTALDNRFNRFLDKHKLTSSQMDILMFLYHNEEKVINQRDIENFLGLSNPTIAGTLYRLEKKGFIKRKVSLEDKRYKEIYLTQKSKKLKEIVFEDIRKNNEVMFSNMTDEEKETLVFIIKKLLSNIQYKDNPFN from the coding sequence ATGGAAGACATTTTTATAGGGAAATTGATTAAAGAACTGCATACTGCTTTAGATAATAGGTTTAATAGATTTTTAGACAAACATAAACTTACTTCTTCCCAAATGGATATATTGATGTTTCTTTACCATAATGAAGAAAAAGTTATAAATCAGAGGGATATAGAAAATTTTTTAGGTTTAAGTAATCCTACAATAGCAGGTACTTTATATCGTCTTGAAAAAAAGGGTTTTATAAAAAGAAAAGTAAGCTTAGAAGATAAGAGGTATAAAGAAATATATCTTACCCAAAAAAGTAAAAAATTGAAAGAAATTGTATTTGAAGACATTAGAAAAAATAATGAAGTTATGTTTTCTAATATGACTGATGAGGAAAAAGAAACTTTAGTATTTATAATAAAAAAACTGCTTAGCAATATACAGTATAAAGATAATCCTTTTAATTAG
- a CDS encoding peptide ABC transporter substrate-binding protein, which yields MKKIYLILISLIVFTSCSSKKANDDNTVHVNLGSEPKTIDPALNITLQGSTYVTHLFECLTTKYKDIAIQPGAAESWEISEDGLTYIFHLRTNGKWSDGKPLTAHDFEYSWKRVVDPDTASEPSYLFEPILNFSNVNGGYMPVDEFGIKAIDDYTLEVKLEYPTAYFLELVNLPVFSPVRKDMVEKDPDNWTRDPKTCIGNGAFTLYERKPDESITVVKNTNYWAADTIVAEKIKFVLMDNPNSAVAGVKEGSLHFSDQFPYQDIDTLREEGYIDTATRIGTQYYALNTTNETLKDKRVRKALSLAIDRNYIVDNVLKSGRPAGALVPWGVTDVEGYFRDNAGEYISTNKEDYKKNVEEAQRLMAEAGYPNGEGFPVLEFFVTFSNDIPMFEAVQNMWKVNLGIDVKLTQMEFAPFVHAVRTERNYTMASSSWTGSYNDPTTFLSMFVSYSYKNHSLFTNKAFDDAIITASRTIDQNIRMRELHKAEKILIEDEAVIIPIAYFEPAVLKSPNLKDVFYIPFAQYKFSYSYLEK from the coding sequence ATGAAAAAAATTTATTTAATTTTAATTTCTTTAATAGTTTTTACTTCCTGTTCAAGTAAAAAAGCTAATGATGATAATACTGTACATGTGAATTTGGGTTCAGAACCAAAAACCATAGACCCTGCTTTGAATATAACATTGCAAGGCTCTACCTATGTAACTCATTTATTTGAATGTTTAACTACAAAATATAAAGATATTGCTATTCAGCCCGGAGCTGCGGAAAGTTGGGAAATATCCGAAGACGGACTTACATATATATTTCATTTAAGAACTAACGGAAAATGGTCTGACGGAAAACCTTTAACTGCTCATGATTTTGAATATTCATGGAAAAGGGTAGTTGATCCTGATACTGCAAGCGAACCTAGTTATTTGTTTGAGCCTATACTTAACTTTTCTAATGTTAATGGCGGATATATGCCGGTTGATGAATTTGGAATAAAGGCTATAGATGATTATACTTTAGAGGTGAAATTAGAGTATCCTACAGCTTATTTTTTAGAGCTTGTAAATTTACCTGTATTTTCACCGGTAAGAAAGGATATGGTGGAAAAAGATCCTGATAATTGGACTAGAGACCCTAAAACTTGTATAGGAAACGGAGCTTTTACTTTATATGAAAGAAAACCGGATGAAAGCATCACAGTTGTAAAGAATACTAATTATTGGGCAGCCGATACAATAGTTGCTGAAAAAATTAAATTTGTTCTTATGGATAATCCTAATTCCGCAGTTGCCGGAGTAAAAGAAGGTTCTTTACATTTTTCAGATCAATTTCCTTATCAGGATATAGATACTTTGAGAGAAGAAGGCTATATTGATACTGCAACAAGAATAGGTACTCAGTATTATGCTTTGAATACAACTAATGAAACTTTAAAAGACAAGAGAGTAAGAAAGGCTTTATCTCTTGCAATAGACAGAAACTATATAGTAGATAATGTATTAAAATCAGGCAGACCTGCGGGAGCATTAGTGCCTTGGGGAGTTACAGATGTTGAAGGATATTTCAGAGATAATGCCGGTGAATATATAAGCACTAATAAAGAAGATTATAAAAAGAATGTAGAAGAAGCTCAGAGATTAATGGCTGAAGCAGGCTATCCTAATGGAGAAGGATTTCCTGTATTAGAGTTTTTTGTTACTTTTAGTAATGATATACCTATGTTTGAAGCAGTTCAGAATATGTGGAAAGTTAATCTTGGAATAGATGTTAAACTTACCCAAATGGAATTTGCACCGTTTGTACATGCAGTTAGAACAGAAAGAAATTATACTATGGCTTCATCAAGTTGGACCGGAAGTTATAATGATCCTACTACTTTTTTAAGTATGTTTGTGAGCTATTCATATAAAAACCATTCTCTATTTACAAATAAGGCTTTTGATGATGCCATAATCACGGCTTCAAGAACTATAGATCAGAATATTAGAATGCGTGAACTTCATAAAGCTGAAAAAATACTTATAGAAGATGAAGCTGTTATAATACCTATAGCATATTTTGAACCAGCTGTATTAAAAAGTCCGAATTTAAAAGATGTATTTTATATACCTTTTGCTCAATATAAATTTTCATATTCTTATTTAGAAAAATAA
- a CDS encoding ABC transporter ATP-binding protein produces the protein MKPLIEIQDLKQHFKIKGGFFGRSIQTVKAVDGVSFTINKGETFGLVGESGSGKTTLGRTLLHLYKPTSGKIFFNGEEVNNENYRNYAKKMQIIFQDPYASLNPRMTVEDIIGEALDVHKLYSTKDERREKVINLLKLVGLNAEQAQRYPHEFSGGQRQRIGIARALAVNPEFIVCDEPVSALDVSIQAQIINMLYDMQQDMGLTYLFIAHDLAVVRQISKRIGVMYLGNIVELTDSESLYTKSLHPYTQSLISAIPISEPSVAKTKKRIILSGEIPSPINPPSGCKFRTRCPKADAVCAEKVPEFREIESGHYCACHLV, from the coding sequence ATGAAACCTTTAATAGAAATACAAGATTTGAAACAACATTTTAAGATAAAAGGCGGATTCTTTGGAAGAAGTATACAAACGGTAAAGGCCGTTGACGGAGTATCTTTTACCATAAATAAAGGAGAAACTTTCGGGCTTGTTGGAGAGTCTGGAAGCGGAAAAACTACTTTGGGAAGAACTTTACTTCATCTATATAAACCTACAAGCGGAAAAATATTTTTTAATGGTGAAGAAGTTAATAATGAAAACTACCGCAATTATGCTAAAAAGATGCAGATAATCTTCCAAGATCCTTATGCTTCCCTTAATCCTCGTATGACTGTTGAAGATATAATAGGGGAGGCTCTCGATGTACATAAACTTTATTCTACTAAAGATGAAAGAAGAGAAAAAGTTATTAATCTTCTTAAACTTGTAGGGCTTAATGCCGAGCAGGCACAGAGATATCCTCATGAGTTTTCAGGCGGACAGAGACAGCGTATAGGAATAGCCAGAGCTTTAGCAGTTAATCCGGAGTTTATAGTTTGCGATGAGCCTGTATCAGCTTTAGATGTATCAATTCAGGCACAGATTATAAATATGCTTTATGACATGCAGCAGGATATGGGGCTTACTTATCTTTTTATAGCTCATGATTTGGCGGTTGTTCGTCAGATATCAAAAAGAATAGGTGTTATGTATTTGGGCAATATTGTAGAGCTTACAGACAGCGAATCATTATATACAAAATCACTTCACCCTTACACACAGTCATTGATTTCGGCAATACCAATATCTGAACCTTCAGTTGCAAAGACGAAAAAACGTATAATACTTTCTGGTGAAATACCTTCTCCAATCAATCCTCCTTCAGGATGCAAATTTAGAACAAGATGTCCTAAAGCTGATGCTGTTTGTGCTGAAAAAGTGCCTGAGTTTAGGGAAATAGAAAGCGGTCATTACTGTGCTTGTCATTTAGTATAA
- a CDS encoding ABC transporter ATP-binding protein — protein sequence MENNHLLEIKNLSVSFFTPLGEVKAVNNISYNLDKSKVLGIVGESGSGKSVSAYSIMGLIDEPGKIMNGEILFEGTDLIKLSEHEKKKIRGDSISMIFQDPMTCLNPVYTIGNQLMEALTTHQKISKTDAIEKIVELLTLVGINEPRRRIKQYPHELSGGMRQRIMIAMALAGSPKILIADEPTTALDVTIQAQILELIKDIQKKIQMAVILITHDFGIVADMADDIIVMYGGGIVERGTVFDIFERPKHPYTLGLLKSLPRIDIKQDRLIPIEGTPIDLLNMKAGCPFSTRCEECMKVCIDNKPPITEFEKGHFSACWLHQMPK from the coding sequence ATGGAGAATAATCATTTACTAGAAATTAAAAATTTAAGCGTATCTTTCTTTACACCGCTTGGTGAGGTTAAGGCTGTTAATAATATTTCTTATAATTTGGATAAATCTAAAGTTTTGGGAATAGTAGGAGAGTCCGGAAGCGGTAAAAGTGTATCAGCTTATTCTATTATGGGACTTATTGATGAACCGGGTAAAATTATGAATGGGGAGATACTTTTTGAAGGTACTGATTTAATAAAACTTTCAGAACATGAAAAGAAAAAAATCAGAGGCGACTCAATCTCTATGATTTTCCAAGACCCAATGACTTGTCTTAATCCTGTATATACTATAGGCAATCAATTAATGGAAGCATTGACTACACATCAGAAAATAAGCAAGACTGATGCAATAGAAAAAATAGTTGAACTTCTTACATTAGTTGGTATTAATGAGCCTAGAAGAAGAATAAAACAATATCCTCATGAGCTTTCAGGAGGTATGCGTCAGCGTATAATGATAGCGATGGCACTTGCAGGAAGTCCTAAAATACTTATAGCCGATGAGCCTACTACTGCACTTGATGTTACAATACAGGCTCAGATACTAGAGCTTATAAAAGATATACAGAAAAAAATACAAATGGCTGTTATACTTATTACGCATGACTTTGGTATTGTAGCTGATATGGCAGATGATATTATAGTAATGTACGGCGGCGGCATAGTAGAGAGAGGAACTGTTTTTGATATATTTGAGCGTCCTAAACACCCTTATACATTGGGACTTTTGAAATCGCTTCCTCGTATTGACATAAAGCAGGATAGGCTTATTCCTATAGAAGGAACTCCTATTGACCTTTTAAATATGAAAGCAGGCTGTCCTTTTAGTACCAGATGCGAAGAATGCATGAAAGTATGTATTGATAATAAGCCTCCTATAACAGAGTTTGAGAAAGGACATTTTTCAGCCTGTTGGCTTCATCAAATGCCTAAATAA
- a CDS encoding ABC transporter permease, translating into MENSLDNLDKSLFVKATEEEKSSAEVKRESVTYWQDAYRRFKKNRVALVSIIVIAIIAVLSIIIPIVSEYGYAQINRGVENSLPTFEHPFGTDTLGRDLLVRCMIGARISLLIGIVSATLVVIIGIVYGSISGYFGGLTDNIMMRIVDIISAVPTLLVVVLLSVVLKAPMDKLFLQNESLRGIGLLGPGLFSIFIVISLLYWTNMARMTRGQILALKGQEFVTAARALGTPHSRIIFKHLIPNAMGAIIVSAMVQIPNAIFVEAFLSFLGLGVSAPMVSLGSLTSNAVSGVYSYPYQLLFPAALISIIILCFNLVGDGLRDALDPRMKNR; encoded by the coding sequence ATGGAAAATAGTTTAGATAATTTAGATAAATCATTATTTGTAAAAGCAACGGAGGAAGAAAAATCCTCAGCTGAAGTAAAAAGAGAGAGCGTAACATATTGGCAGGATGCATATAGAAGATTTAAGAAAAATAGAGTTGCTTTGGTTTCTATTATAGTTATTGCCATTATAGCAGTTCTTTCTATTATTATACCTATAGTTTCAGAATACGGATATGCCCAGATAAACAGAGGAGTAGAAAATAGCCTTCCTACTTTTGAACACCCATTCGGTACTGATACTTTAGGAAGAGATTTGCTTGTAAGATGTATGATAGGAGCTAGAATTTCACTTTTAATAGGTATTGTATCGGCTACTTTAGTTGTAATAATAGGTATAGTTTACGGTTCAATTTCAGGTTATTTCGGCGGGCTTACTGACAATATTATGATGCGTATAGTTGATATAATAAGTGCCGTTCCTACGCTTTTGGTAGTTGTATTATTATCAGTTGTACTTAAAGCCCCTATGGATAAATTATTTTTACAAAATGAATCATTAAGGGGAATAGGGCTTTTAGGACCCGGACTTTTTAGTATATTTATAGTTATATCTCTGCTTTATTGGACTAATATGGCAAGAATGACAAGGGGACAGATTTTGGCATTAAAAGGTCAGGAGTTTGTAACTGCTGCCAGAGCCTTGGGTACTCCTCATAGCAGAATAATTTTTAAGCATTTAATACCTAATGCTATGGGGGCTATAATAGTTTCTGCTATGGTTCAAATACCTAATGCTATATTCGTTGAGGCTTTTTTAAGTTTCTTAGGTTTAGGAGTTAGTGCTCCTATGGTTTCGCTTGGTTCTCTTACTTCTAATGCTGTAAGCGGTGTTTATTCTTATCCTTATCAGCTTCTTTTTCCTGCTGCTTTGATAAGTATTATAATACTTTGCTTTAATTTGGTAGGAGACGGATTGAGAGATGCATTAGACCCTAGAATGAAAAACAGATAA
- a CDS encoding ABC transporter permease, which yields MFSYVVRRLLVSLLTLFVIVTITFFLMHTVPGGPFVGEKPLSKVALENLNRKYGLDKPLIVQYGNYLNNALKGDLGTSLTKIGQSVSGTIIRAFPVSFRLGIFSMFISTTIGVLFGIVAALRHGKFVDRAVMVAATLGIAVPSFVVATVSIIIFSVKLRVLPAYGFDSFSQYIMPGFALSFSSLSFMARLMRSSMLDVIHQDYIKTARAKGISRSIIIFKHALRNAIIPIVTYIGPLAAGILTGSFVVEKIFNIPGLGRYFVESITQRDYPTILGVTIFYGAFLIAMNFLVDLSYGIIDPRIKIQE from the coding sequence ATGTTTTCTTATGTTGTTAGAAGATTATTAGTATCACTTTTAACCCTTTTTGTTATAGTAACTATAACATTCTTTTTGATGCACACAGTACCGGGGGGACCTTTTGTAGGAGAAAAGCCTCTTAGTAAGGTTGCTCTTGAAAACTTAAATAGAAAATACGGACTAGATAAACCATTAATAGTACAGTATGGTAATTATCTAAATAATGCTTTAAAAGGTGATTTAGGTACTTCTCTTACTAAAATAGGGCAGTCAGTTTCCGGAACTATTATAAGAGCATTCCCTGTATCATTTAGACTTGGAATATTCAGCATGTTTATTTCTACTACTATAGGGGTTTTGTTTGGCATAGTTGCGGCATTGAGGCATGGTAAATTTGTAGATAGGGCAGTAATGGTTGCTGCTACTTTAGGCATAGCAGTACCTAGCTTTGTAGTAGCTACAGTTTCTATTATTATATTTTCTGTAAAATTAAGAGTGCTTCCAGCTTATGGTTTTGATTCTTTTTCTCAGTATATAATGCCGGGATTTGCTTTATCTTTTAGTTCTCTTAGTTTTATGGCTAGGCTTATGAGAAGCTCTATGCTTGATGTCATACATCAGGATTATATAAAAACAGCAAGGGCTAAGGGTATATCAAGAAGCATAATAATATTTAAGCATGCCTTAAGAAATGCTATTATACCAATAGTTACTTATATAGGACCTCTTGCAGCAGGAATACTTACAGGTTCATTTGTAGTAGAGAAGATATTTAATATACCGGGACTTGGAAGATATTTTGTTGAAAGCATAACTCAAAGAGATTATCCTACAATATTGGGGGTAACAATATTTTACGGAGCTTTTTTAATAGCTATGAATTTCTTGGTTGACTTATCTTATGGTATTATAGACCCTAGAATAAAAATACAGGAATAA
- a CDS encoding MFS transporter, which produces MPFAIFMLTFSAFGIGTSEYVIMGLLSEVARDLNISIPKAGTLVSMYAMGVVVGAPLLAILTMKMSRKITLIFLMIMFIVGNILCALSPSYNFLMAARVLAALCHGTFFGIASVVASDMAGENKRSQAIAIVFMGVSLANILGVPIGTHIGEQFGWRATFYLVSAIGVLAILALIISIPSKLPMPSGDVISEFKILRHRRVFIPLLLSVLTSASLFTIFTYIDPILQKVTMVNKETVIKILFYIGAGLTIGTFLGGKLGDKSLMKSLISIMILMIIIQIIMLYVNTKLIPMIIDLIAWSIGGFAICPMLQSLVVEQAKGAPNLASTFNQSSFNLGNAIGAKYGGILISFGVQYKDLSMYAAIIMIIAITLTLYFRHYIKHKVNNN; this is translated from the coding sequence ATGCCTTTTGCTATATTTATGTTAACTTTTTCTGCATTTGGTATTGGTACAAGTGAATATGTTATAATGGGGCTTCTCTCTGAAGTTGCCAGAGATTTAAATATAAGCATACCCAAAGCAGGAACTTTAGTTTCAATGTATGCTATGGGAGTTGTTGTTGGTGCTCCTCTGCTTGCTATACTAACAATGAAGATGTCAAGAAAAATTACTTTAATTTTTTTGATGATTATGTTTATAGTTGGAAATATTTTATGTGCTTTATCACCAAGTTATAATTTTTTAATGGCGGCCAGAGTACTTGCTGCATTGTGTCATGGTACTTTCTTTGGAATAGCCTCTGTTGTTGCTTCTGATATGGCTGGAGAAAATAAAAGATCTCAGGCTATCGCAATAGTATTTATGGGAGTAAGTTTAGCAAATATTTTGGGGGTTCCTATAGGTACTCATATAGGAGAGCAGTTTGGCTGGAGGGCTACTTTTTATCTTGTTAGTGCAATAGGTGTACTTGCAATATTAGCATTAATTATATCAATTCCTTCAAAATTACCTATGCCTAGCGGAGATGTTATCAGTGAATTTAAGATATTAAGACATAGAAGAGTTTTTATACCTCTATTACTATCAGTATTAACATCAGCTAGTTTATTTACAATATTTACTTATATAGATCCTATACTTCAAAAAGTTACTATGGTTAATAAAGAAACTGTTATAAAGATACTATTTTATATAGGTGCTGGTCTTACTATAGGAACATTTTTAGGAGGAAAACTTGGAGATAAGAGTCTAATGAAATCTTTAATATCAATAATGATTTTAATGATAATTATTCAAATTATAATGTTATATGTAAATACAAAACTTATACCTATGATAATAGATTTGATAGCTTGGAGTATAGGAGGATTTGCAATATGCCCTATGCTGCAGTCTTTAGTTGTAGAGCAGGCTAAAGGGGCACCGAATTTGGCTTCTACATTTAATCAAAGTTCTTTTAATTTGGGAAATGCTATAGGGGCTAAATATGGAGGAATATTGATTTCATTTGGAGTGCAGTATAAAGATTTGTCTATGTATGCAGCAATAATAATGATTATAGCAATAACTCTTACTTTGTATTTCAGACATTATATTAAGCATAAAGTAAATAATAACTAG
- a CDS encoding protein-disulfide reductase DsbD family protein — MNINQLKFLKYIIILIFITAYTSLAQNNNLMNLNAFDSLNKNAEISFTIITNNNNKLKVKANIPNNYYAYLESSIANKILFFADNKQINTIYPKGEKYHDDIIIKGEQEFILEGIDINKINFIKSTYQLCSAKDNVCLQPQSKIIYGEEIDIQNNNIADEKPENASSIENYIKGSNNIFITLILIFAAGLASVLLPCTYPLLSITVSILGTTTDDKNNKKSSVLASLLFALGVITTYTLLGAVVSVAGFAFHKTILFGSIGYNPIVLTILVLLFLYFTFSMAGFYEIKAPSFLQSAKTNAYSKKNQSLFHKYIMGLLAGIVATPCAAPIIAVILEIGFLNPVFATLYMAVYALGFASVLFVLGTFASILTKMPKAGTWMVYVKYIFTFLMMIISFYYANILFGVLGFNKISYILSSVTILVFAVLVYIIKNKSAMLSALELKIFFSVVIISIALGCTYGFIKQKSEVSNTISYSEALELSKKNNKPILIDFSAVWCANCYELKEKVFVHDELKKFIDDNLIFTEVDVDKYKNISDEYNVKWLPWIIVIDINKKILYTKNSFSSFDDEMALSIKEDLEKIINK, encoded by the coding sequence ATGAATATAAATCAGTTAAAATTCTTAAAATATATTATAATTCTAATTTTTATTACTGCATATACTTCTTTAGCTCAAAATAATAATCTCATGAATTTGAATGCATTTGACAGCTTGAATAAAAATGCAGAAATATCTTTTACAATAATTACAAATAATAATAATAAATTAAAAGTAAAGGCAAATATACCAAACAATTATTATGCATATTTAGAATCGAGCATAGCAAATAAAATATTATTTTTTGCAGACAATAAACAAATTAATACAATATACCCAAAAGGTGAAAAATATCATGATGACATTATAATAAAAGGTGAACAAGAGTTTATTTTAGAAGGTATTGATATAAATAAAATTAACTTTATAAAATCTACTTATCAATTATGCTCAGCAAAAGACAATGTATGTTTGCAGCCTCAAAGTAAAATTATATATGGAGAAGAAATTGATATACAAAACAATAATATAGCAGATGAAAAGCCAGAAAATGCAAGCTCTATAGAAAATTACATAAAAGGAAGCAATAATATATTTATAACATTAATTTTAATATTTGCAGCAGGGCTTGCATCTGTACTTTTGCCTTGTACTTATCCATTACTCTCAATAACAGTGTCTATTTTAGGAACAACAACTGATGATAAAAACAATAAAAAATCAAGTGTATTAGCTTCGCTCTTATTTGCATTAGGAGTAATAACAACATATACTCTTTTGGGTGCTGTGGTTTCTGTTGCTGGATTTGCTTTTCATAAAACTATTCTATTTGGAAGCATTGGATATAATCCTATTGTACTGACTATTTTAGTATTACTATTTTTGTATTTTACTTTTTCAATGGCTGGTTTTTACGAGATTAAAGCTCCTAGCTTTTTACAGTCAGCAAAAACAAATGCATACAGCAAAAAAAATCAGTCATTATTTCATAAATATATAATGGGGCTTCTTGCTGGAATAGTTGCTACACCTTGTGCTGCTCCTATAATAGCTGTTATTTTAGAAATTGGTTTTCTTAATCCTGTATTTGCTACTCTTTATATGGCAGTTTATGCTTTGGGTTTCGCTTCTGTATTATTTGTTCTTGGTACATTCGCTTCAATACTCACCAAAATGCCTAAAGCTGGAACTTGGATGGTATATGTAAAATATATTTTCACTTTCCTAATGATGATAATAAGTTTCTATTATGCTAATATACTTTTTGGTGTTTTGGGCTTTAATAAAATAAGTTATATATTATCATCTGTTACAATATTAGTATTTGCAGTATTAGTTTATATAATAAAAAATAAATCTGCTATGTTAAGTGCTTTAGAATTAAAAATATTTTTTTCTGTAGTCATTATATCAATAGCATTAGGATGCACTTACGGATTTATAAAACAAAAAAGCGAAGTTTCAAATACTATATCATACAGTGAAGCATTAGAGCTTTCAAAAAAAAATAACAAACCAATACTAATAGATTTCTCTGCTGTTTGGTGTGCTAATTGTTATGAGCTTAAAGAAAAAGTATTTGTTCATGATGAGCTTAAAAAGTTTATAGATGATAATTTGATTTTCACTGAAGTAGATGTGGATAAATACAAAAATATTTCTGATGAGTATAATGTTAAATGGCTTCCTTGGATAATAGTTATTGACATCAACAAAAAAATATTATACACAAAGAATTCATTTTCAAGTTTTGATGATGAAATGGCTTTGAGTATAAAAGAAGATTTAGAGAAAATAATTAATAAATAA